A genomic stretch from Anaerococcus mediterraneensis includes:
- the rhaD gene encoding rhamnulose-1-phosphate aldolase translates to MDPVLSYPLIKRFVGICLKGYAHGWHERNGGNLSYRLNEDEVRDLKNYLSDQGPWIDLGVKIPNIENDYFLVTGSGKFFGDIDSETEEKIGIIKISEDGSRYRICWGFEKGNKPTSELPTHLLNHSVKKEKTKGEYRTIYHAHTTNLIAMTFILPKDWRLYSRILWEMATECPVVYPDGVGFIDWLVPGSVEIGLVSSELMEKFDVILWSHHGTFAAGKSLEETFGLAETVEKSAEIYMKILSSGMPVVDSISTEGFIELAKDFGVSLNKEVLDYKVRGEFYGNAIS, encoded by the coding sequence ATGGACCCAGTGTTATCTTATCCACTTATAAAAAGATTTGTAGGAATCTGTCTAAAAGGTTATGCCCATGGTTGGCACGAAAGAAATGGTGGCAACCTAAGCTATAGACTAAATGAGGATGAAGTAAGAGACCTAAAAAATTATTTATCTGACCAGGGTCCTTGGATCGATCTTGGGGTTAAAATACCAAATATAGAAAACGATTACTTTTTGGTAACGGGCAGCGGAAAATTTTTTGGGGACATAGATTCTGAGACAGAAGAAAAAATCGGAATTATAAAGATATCGGAAGATGGAAGTAGATATAGGATTTGTTGGGGTTTTGAAAAAGGAAACAAGCCAACAAGCGAGCTTCCAACACATCTATTAAACCATTCTGTAAAAAAAGAAAAGACAAAGGGAGAATATAGGACAATTTACCATGCTCACACTACAAATCTTATAGCGATGACCTTTATCCTACCAAAAGATTGGAGGCTTTATAGCAGGATCTTATGGGAGATGGCAACTGAGTGTCCTGTTGTTTATCCAGATGGTGTTGGCTTTATAGATTGGCTAGTGCCTGGTTCTGTAGAAATTGGTCTTGTAAGCAGTGAGCTGATGGAAAAATTTGATGTTATACTCTGGTCTCACCACGGAACCTTTGCTGCAGGCAAGAGCTTAGAGGAGACCTTTGGGTTAGCTGAGACTGTAGAAAAATCTGCAGAAATTTATATGAAGATCCTATCAAGTGGTATGCCAGTTGTCGATTCTATAAGTACAGAAGGATTTATTGAACTTGCAAAAGATTTTGGGGTAAGCCTAAATAAAGAAGTATTAGATTATAAGGTAAGAGGTGAGTTTTATGGCAATGCCATTTCTTGA
- a CDS encoding L-rhamnose isomerase, with translation MNELIKNNYENAKKVYQKYGIDTDKVIESLAKIPVSMNCWQGDDIGGFEKNSFAVSGGIQATGNYPGKARNEEELMADIKKALELIPGKKRLNLHAIYGHFEGEVDRDQIEPKHFDRWIEFAKENDLALDFNPTFFSHPRSEFGTLSSPIEEDRQFWIRHGIKSLEISEYMAEKLGSRVLCNIWIPDGLKEDPADRLSPRLRLKDSLDKILACGYDRQKVDVAVEQKVFGIGVESYTVGSHEFYMQYAAKNDILCLIDVGHFHPTENVADKLSSLSIFSDKIALHLTRPVRWDSDHVVKFNDDMREVCSEIINIGYEKFAIGVDYFDASINRVAAWIVGMRNVQKSLLVGLLNPKEKLAKYQKDLDFTRLLAVSEDVKTLPFADVWNYYCAKNDVMLDLEWIDEVEKYEKDVLAKRG, from the coding sequence ATGAATGAGCTTATAAAAAACAATTATGAAAATGCTAAGAAAGTTTACCAAAAATACGGGATTGATACAGATAAGGTTATAGAAAGCCTGGCCAAGATCCCAGTATCTATGAATTGCTGGCAAGGTGATGATATAGGAGGTTTTGAGAAAAACTCATTTGCAGTAAGCGGTGGCATCCAAGCTACAGGCAATTACCCAGGCAAGGCTAGAAACGAAGAAGAGCTAATGGCAGATATTAAAAAGGCTTTAGAATTAATACCTGGCAAAAAAAGACTAAACCTCCATGCTATTTACGGACATTTCGAGGGCGAAGTTGATAGGGACCAGATAGAGCCAAAACACTTTGATAGGTGGATCGAATTTGCAAAAGAAAATGATTTGGCCCTTGATTTCAATCCAACATTTTTCTCACATCCAAGATCTGAGTTCGGTACACTTTCTAGCCCAATAGAAGAAGACAGACAATTTTGGATAAGACATGGGATAAAGAGCCTAGAAATCTCGGAGTATATGGCAGAAAAACTGGGTTCTAGAGTCCTTTGCAATATTTGGATACCAGATGGACTAAAAGAAGATCCTGCAGATAGGCTAAGCCCAAGACTTAGACTTAAAGATTCACTAGATAAAATTCTTGCATGTGGTTATGATAGGCAAAAGGTAGATGTAGCTGTTGAACAAAAGGTTTTTGGTATAGGCGTAGAATCCTATACAGTAGGTAGCCATGAATTTTATATGCAATATGCTGCAAAAAATGATATACTATGTCTAATAGATGTAGGACATTTCCACCCAACTGAAAATGTTGCAGACAAATTATCATCCTTGTCAATATTCTCAGATAAGATAGCCCTCCACCTAACTAGACCAGTAAGATGGGATAGTGACCACGTTGTAAAATTCAACGATGATATGAGGGAAGTTTGCTCTGAGATAATAAATATAGGTTATGAAAAATTTGCTATAGGAGTTGACTATTTTGATGCAAGCATAAATAGGGTAGCAGCTTGGATAGTTGGTATGAGAAATGTACAAAAATCTTTATTGGTAGGACTATTAAATCCAAAAGAAAAATTGGCTAAGTATCAAAAAGACTTAGATTTTACTAGACTTTTGGCTGTTTCTGAAGATGTAAAAACTTTACCTTTTGCAGATGTATGGAATTACTATTGTGCAAAAAACGATGTTATGTTAGACTTAGAGTGGATAGATGAAGTTGAGAAGTACGAAAAAGACGTACTAGCCAAGAGGGGTTAG
- a CDS encoding sugar ABC transporter ATP-binding protein — protein sequence MAMPFLELENVSKTFPGVKALKNVKFDIYPGEVHSLVGENGAGKSTLIKVITGAHKPDEGSIIKIEGQEVEFNGVLDSLNKGISVIYQDFSLFGNLTVAENIMINQIIERGDKVLNWKDIKEKSRIALDKVGVKINPMEIVDNLSVARKQIVAIASAIAQDAKMIIMDEPTSALSTTEADNLFNIIDHLRDEGMAVMFVSHKMDELFRVSDRFTVFRDGQYVDTMKIDETDRSKLISKMVGRELMIEDYSNPTEKDDVILEVENLSKKGNYKDISFKLNKGEILGITGLVGSGRSEVLQTIFGIVKADSGKIKIKGKEVSINSPKAALENSLGLVPESRQTQGLVLDYPISDNIVLPVLSKYKKNGVIDDSKKNEDIESLMELLDVRPNNPDALCKELSGGNQQKVVLAKWIGTKVQILMIDEPTNGVDVGAKTEIHKILRKLANEGTSIIVVSSDLPEVLSVSDRILVMRRGRISGEFMNKDLNQEMIMDKAVVK from the coding sequence ATGGCAATGCCATTTCTTGAATTGGAAAATGTAAGTAAAACCTTTCCAGGTGTCAAGGCACTGAAAAATGTAAAGTTTGATATTTATCCAGGAGAAGTCCATTCTTTAGTTGGTGAAAATGGCGCAGGCAAGTCAACTTTGATAAAAGTTATAACCGGAGCTCATAAACCAGACGAGGGCTCTATAATAAAAATAGAGGGCCAAGAAGTAGAATTTAATGGAGTTTTAGATTCACTCAACAAGGGGATTTCTGTAATATACCAAGATTTTTCACTTTTTGGCAACCTTACTGTTGCAGAAAATATTATGATCAACCAGATTATAGAAAGAGGAGACAAAGTTCTAAACTGGAAGGATATAAAAGAAAAATCAAGGATAGCCTTGGATAAGGTAGGGGTAAAGATAAACCCTATGGAGATTGTAGATAACCTATCTGTAGCTAGAAAACAAATCGTAGCCATAGCTAGTGCTATAGCTCAAGATGCAAAAATGATCATAATGGATGAGCCGACATCGGCCCTATCTACAACCGAAGCTGACAATTTATTTAATATCATAGACCATCTTAGAGATGAGGGGATGGCGGTCATGTTTGTCTCTCACAAGATGGATGAGTTATTTAGGGTTAGTGATAGGTTTACAGTATTTAGAGATGGCCAGTATGTTGATACTATGAAGATAGATGAGACTGATAGGTCAAAACTCATTTCAAAAATGGTAGGTAGGGAGCTTATGATAGAAGACTACTCAAATCCTACAGAAAAAGATGATGTTATTCTAGAGGTTGAAAACCTTTCTAAGAAGGGAAACTACAAAGATATATCTTTCAAACTAAACAAGGGAGAGATCCTAGGTATAACTGGTCTTGTAGGATCAGGTAGGAGCGAAGTTTTACAAACTATTTTTGGAATTGTAAAAGCAGATAGCGGAAAAATAAAAATAAAAGGTAAGGAAGTTTCTATAAACTCTCCAAAAGCAGCCCTAGAAAACAGCTTGGGCCTAGTGCCAGAAAGTAGGCAGACCCAAGGCTTGGTTTTAGATTATCCGATAAGTGATAATATAGTTTTGCCAGTCTTATCCAAATATAAGAAAAATGGAGTCATAGACGATAGCAAAAAGAACGAAGATATAGAAAGCCTAATGGAGCTTTTAGATGTTAGGCCAAACAATCCAGATGCCCTATGCAAGGAGTTATCAGGCGGTAACCAACAAAAGGTAGTCCTAGCCAAATGGATAGGAACAAAAGTTCAGATCCTAATGATCGATGAGCCTACAAACGGTGTAGACGTAGGTGCTAAAACTGAGATACATAAGATACTTAGAAAGCTTGCAAATGAAGGAACTAGCATCATAGTAGTATCATCAGACCTCCCAGAAGTCTTGTCAGTTTCAGATAGGATCCTAGTAATGAGGAGGGGTAGGATTTCAGGTGAATTTATGAACAAGGACCTAAACCAAGAGATGATAATGGATAAGGCAGTTGTAAAATAG